Below is a genomic region from Zea mays cultivar B73 chromosome 9, Zm-B73-REFERENCE-NAM-5.0, whole genome shotgun sequence.
AGCAGAGCAACCTATTGGGCATCAAAATATAAGGAAAGGAAGGGGTCCAACCTTGAAGAAGAACATATATTCAAGTAGTGGTGAGCCTAAAATCTGCATTACCCTTAATGAATATGGACAACTAGTTGGTAGGAACAGCAAAGAGTTTGGTAATTTCATAGGAACTTTGGTGAGGAAAAATATCCCTGTTTCTTGTGAGGATTGGAGACTAGTTGATTCTAAAAAGAAGTTTGAGTTATGGACAAAAGTGAAGGTAATCTGATTTAGTGAGATAATTTGTCTTAGCATATTGTCAGTAGATTTGGTAATCAACTACATTTTTGTTGAAACAGGAATACTATGAAATGGATGAATCTGGTATAGATTATGTTATAACATCTGCAGCAAAAAAGTGGAGAGAGTTTAAGGCTGACCAAAAGAACAAATATTTTGATGAAACATTGAGTTTTGAAGAGCTTATTGCTAAAAGGGATGAAAGGGTGAAAGAATCTGATTGGGAGTGGTTGATAACTTATTGGATGTCTCCAGCTGCCGAGGTACATGCTggtttgttttgaattcttttttGAGATATAAACCTTCATTAAACTATTGTATGAATGAATTTGTATTATTGTTTTGATAGATTCATATTTATGTTGTAGGTTCATTCAAACAGAGGTAAAGATAACCGTTCAAAGCTGACTATGTCGCATGCAGCTGGCAGCAAGAGTTATGCTCGTGTGGGTCATGAACTGGTAAAAAAATTATAATAACTAGTTTGtataatcattagtttaatttaTGAAAAATCTAGTCAATTACTGGACCAAATCATTTTTTCTTATAGGCCGAGCAACAAGGACGCCCTGCGAGAAGAGATGAAATATATGTTAGAACACACACGCGTAAGAACAAAGAAGGGGATATTGTGCCTCTACCTGGAGCAGAAATATTCATTGTGAGTACACATATttttgatttatgtaataattaaaATATAAGTGAACAAAATATAATATATGTGTGGTCCTCTTAAGAATAAATTTGAAGAAGTTGTTGCTAAGAACCCAGAACTGAAGGACAGAAGTATTGAAGATGGTGATTTATATGCACATGTTTTTGGAGAGAAAGAACCAAGAGGTCGTATTCTTGGTTTAGGCTTAGGACCAACTCCACAAGATGTAGGCACCCCTGGAACTCAAATGAAAATATCAACAAAGCTTCAAATGGAATTGCAAGCTCGCAGTCAGTCTGAGCAAGAGGTTAGAGCCTTAAGACAGGATATGAATCAAATGAAAGAAAAAATGGATCAAATTTATCAAATGATGGTAGCAGCTCAAGGGGTGCAACATATAGAAAGCCCATCACAACATGGGTC
It encodes:
- the LOC103638630 gene encoding uncharacterized protein codes for the protein MSHAAGSKSYARVGHELAEQQGRPARRDEIYVRTHTRKNKEGDIVPLPGAEIFINKFEEVVAKNPELKDRSIEDGDLYAHVFGEKEPRGRILGLGLGPTPQDVGTPGTQMKISTKLQMELQARSQSEQEVRALRQDMNQMKEKMDQIYQMMVAAQGVQHIESPSQHGSNS